The Carassius gibelio isolate Cgi1373 ecotype wild population from Czech Republic chromosome B14, carGib1.2-hapl.c, whole genome shotgun sequence genome has a segment encoding these proteins:
- the LOC127971889 gene encoding NLR family CARD domain-containing protein 3 produces the protein MDDTQTSTDEDLSPGCSSVDQERSEAESSCVSLRSDASMDHPKNFKRGYTQNDLCSVHQKRSKSSCVSMRSETSMDQTLEYKSEDTKTDPSYEVLNKFRSNLKQKFEHLYEGTGMQGNPTLLNEIYTELYITESESGEISNEHEVRQIETQSRRAATEDTAIKCNDIFRPLPGQDKAIRTVLTKGVAGIGKTVSVQKFILDWAEGKENQDVQLIFPLPFREINMMKNKSLSLSDLLHVFFPETKEMEISSDEYKVLFIFDGLDECRLSLDFKSKVKLCNISESASVDELLMNLIVGNLLPSALIWITSRPAAADLVPSRCIHRVTEVRGFNEPQKEEYFRKRLSDQSLADRIISHLKSSRSLYIMCHIPVFCWISAAVLEKMLSRAESGEIPKTLTQMYTHFLILQTNIKHEKDYEKKVTDEDMILKLGKVAFEQLVKGNLIFYEEDLRECGIDVTEASVYSGLCTQIFREELGLYQGKVFSFVHLSIQEHLAALYAHLSCTNNNRNVLKPITKQSKVKDSIRLSLSVLHQRAVNEALKSKNGHLDLFLRFLLGLSVESHQILLQKIMKLKRISSDSYEKTVEYIKIRIRFNNSPEKSINLFHCLNELGDHSLVQEIQQYLKSGRIKEAKLSSSQWSAVVFVLLTSEEKLDVFDINEFLGENNKAEKLNVLQYLLPVIKVHLIHCGITDKDCAALTPVLRSNPSQMRNLDLSNKAIRDSGVKLLSVVLEDPRCKLETLSD, from the exons ATGGATGACACACAAACATCCACAGATGAAGATTTGTCTCCAGGATGCAG TTCAGTTGACCAGGAGAGATCAGAAGCAGAgtccagctgtgtgtctctgaGGAGTGATGCGTCTATGGATCATCCAAAGAATTTTAAGAGGGGATATACACAGAATGATCTCTG TTCCGTTCATCAGAAGAGATCAAagtccagctgtgtgtctatgaggAGTGAGACATCTATGGATCAAACATTAGAATATAAGAGTGAAGATACAAAGACTGATCCCAG CTATGAAGTCCTGAACAAGTTTAGATCAAATTTGAAGCAGAAGTTTGAGCATCTGTATGAGGGAACAGGGATGCAGGGAAACCCAACACTCCTGAATGAGATCTACACAGAGCTCTacatcacagagagtgagagtggagagatcagtaatgagcatgaggtgagacagatcgAGACACAATCCAGGAGAGCAGCAACAGAGGACACAGCCATCAAATGCAATGACATCTTTAGACCTTTACCTGGACAAGACAAAGccatcagaactgtgctgacaaagggagtcgctggcattggaaaaacagtctctgtgcagaagttcatccttgactgggctgaagggaaagagaatcaggacgtccagctcatatttccacttcctttcagagaAATCAATATGATGAAGAACAAATCACTCAGTctttcagatcttcttcatgtCTTCTTCCCTGAAACTAAAGAAATGGAAATATCCAGTGATGAATATAAAGtattgttcatctttgatggtctggatgagtgtCGTCTGTCTCTGGACTTTAAGAGCAAAGTGAAACTGTGTAATATATCTGAATCAGCCTCAGTGGACGAGCTGCTGATGAACCTCATTGTggggaatctgcttccctctgctctcatctggatcacctccagaccagcagcagctgatctcgTCCCCTCTAGGTGTATACATCGAGTTACAGAGGTACGAGGCTTCAATGAGCCACAGAAGGAGgaatacttcaggaagagactCAGTGATCAGAGTTTGGCCGACAGGATCATCTCACacctgaagtcatcaaggagcctttacatcatgtgccacatcccagtgttctgctggatctcagccgctgttctggagaagatgttgagtcgagcagagagtggagagattcccaagactctcactcagatgtacacacacttcctgatccTTCAGACCAACATCAAACATGAGAAGGACTATGAGAAGAAGGTGACAGATGAAGACATGATCCTCAAACTGGGGAAAGTGGCTTTTGAGCAGCTTGTGAAAGGAAACCTGATCTTCTACGAGGAAGACCTGAGAGAGTGTGGCATTGATGTGACAgaagcatcagtgtactcaggattgtgcactcagatcttcagagaggagttGGGCTTGTATCAGGGAAAAGTCTTCAgctttgttcatctgagcatTCAGGAACATCTAGCAGCTCTATATGCGCACCTCTCCTGtacaaacaacaacagaaatgTGTTGAAGCCAATCACCAAACAGTCTAAAGTAAAAGACTCAATTCGACTTTCATTATCTGTGCTGCATCAGAGAGCTGTGAATGAGGCTCTGAAGAGTAAGAATGGACATCTGGATCTTTTCCTGCGGTTCCTTCTGGGTTTGTCAGTGGAGTCTCATCAGATTCTCCTGCAAAAAATAATGAAGCTGAAAAGAATCAGCTCTGACAGCTATGAGAAAACAGTTGAGTACATCAAGATAAGGATCAGGTTCAATAACTCTCCAGagaaatccatcaatctgttccactgtctgaatgaactagGTGATCATTCACTAGTGCAGGAAATACAACAGTATCTGAAATCTGGAAGAATAAAGGAGGCcaaactctcttcatctcagtGGTCAGCTGTAgtttttgtgttgttgacatcagaagAAAAGCTGGACGTGTTTGATATTAATGAATTTCTAGGAGAAAACAATAAAGCTGAAAAACTGAATGTTCTTCAGTATCTGCTGCCTGTGATTAAAGTTCA TTTGATTCATTGTGGCATCACAGATAAAGATTGTGCTGCTTTGACTCCAgttctgagatcaaacccttcacagaTGAGAAATCTGGATCTGTCTAATAAAGCAATCagagattcaggagtgaagcttctCTCTGTTGTACTGGAGGATCCTCGATGTAAACTGGAGACACTGAG tGATTAA